A single window of Desulfonatronum sp. SC1 DNA harbors:
- a CDS encoding manganese-dependent inorganic pyrophosphatase has translation MAVYVVGHKSPDSDSVCAAIALADLKSKLGVEAKPAAQGELNPETKFVLDKFGVGAPEIITDAEGKQIFLVDHSDLAQSLDNLGKAEILGVVDHHKLGDVTTPNPIEAWIWPVGCTCTVIKAMYDFHGVEIPKNIAGIMLCAIVSDTVIFKSATCTPKDVEVADALAKIAGVADTKALGLEMFKVKSAVEGTPIRELVFRDYKDFNMSGTKVGIGQLEVVDLSLLDGVKDALYADIQKVKAEKGNHSVFLLLTDIMKEGTEMLIVSDDPSVVQKAFGKAPEGHKVWLDGVMSRKKQVVPNFEKAFAG, from the coding sequence ATGGCTGTTTATGTTGTAGGACACAAGAGTCCCGATAGCGACTCGGTTTGCGCGGCTATCGCCTTGGCCGACCTGAAGAGCAAGCTCGGCGTGGAAGCCAAGCCGGCCGCTCAGGGCGAACTCAACCCGGAGACCAAGTTCGTGCTGGACAAGTTCGGCGTCGGCGCTCCGGAAATCATCACGGATGCCGAAGGCAAACAGATCTTCCTGGTCGACCACTCCGATCTCGCCCAAAGCTTGGACAACCTGGGCAAGGCCGAAATCCTGGGCGTCGTTGACCACCACAAGCTGGGCGACGTCACCACTCCCAATCCCATTGAAGCCTGGATCTGGCCGGTGGGTTGCACCTGCACCGTGATCAAGGCCATGTATGACTTCCACGGCGTGGAAATTCCGAAGAACATCGCCGGAATCATGCTCTGCGCCATCGTCAGCGACACGGTCATCTTCAAGTCCGCCACCTGTACCCCAAAGGACGTCGAAGTCGCTGACGCCCTGGCCAAGATCGCCGGCGTGGCCGACACCAAGGCGCTCGGCCTGGAGATGTTCAAGGTCAAGTCCGCGGTTGAAGGCACCCCGATCCGGGAACTGGTCTTCCGCGACTACAAGGACTTCAACATGAGCGGCACCAAGGTCGGCATCGGTCAGTTGGAAGTCGTGGATCTTTCCCTGCTGGACGGCGTCAAGGACGCCCTGTACGCGGACATCCAGAAGGTCAAGGCTGAAAAGGGCAACCACAGCGTCTTCCTGCTGCTCACCGACATCATGAAGGAAGGCACGGAAATGCTCATCGTCTCCGACGATCCCTCCGTGGTTCAGAAAGCCTTCGGCAAGGCACCCGAAGGCCACAAGGTCTGGCTGGACGGCGTGATGAGCC
- a CDS encoding chemotaxis response regulator protein-glutamate methylesterase translates to MIKVLVIDDSAFMRKALSTMLEGDPEIQVVGTARDGSEGLDKARQLQPDVITLDIEMPRMDGLTALRHIMMEMPRPVIMVSSLTTEGAEATLKALELGAVDFIPKQLSRVSLDIVKIENDLRSKVKTVARRKIRAPRAPRKIEPVTAPTIEKPSLEAIPQKRSQSRDVVAIGVSTGGPPAIQKVLSKLPANFPACILIAQHMPQAFTGPFAKRLDAVCQIKVKEAEAGDRVQAGMAFVAPGGQHLSIDQKVSRIDLLIGPEPKEALYKPSANVLIASVAQGVGKRGVGVILTGMGSDGLEGIKQLRQKNGYILAQDDASCVVYGMPKAIVDAGLADEILDIDDIAQGIMNALYR, encoded by the coding sequence ATGATCAAAGTACTTGTCATTGACGATTCAGCCTTCATGCGTAAGGCCCTGAGCACCATGCTGGAAGGCGACCCGGAAATCCAGGTCGTGGGCACGGCCCGAGACGGATCCGAAGGGCTGGACAAGGCCCGCCAACTCCAGCCGGACGTGATCACCCTGGACATCGAAATGCCGCGCATGGATGGGCTGACCGCCCTGCGGCACATCATGATGGAAATGCCCCGGCCCGTGATCATGGTCAGCTCCCTGACCACCGAAGGCGCTGAAGCGACCCTGAAGGCATTGGAACTCGGTGCCGTGGACTTCATTCCCAAACAGCTCTCCCGGGTCTCTCTGGACATCGTCAAAATCGAGAACGACCTGCGCTCCAAGGTCAAAACCGTGGCCAGGCGTAAAATTCGGGCCCCGCGCGCACCGCGCAAGATCGAGCCGGTCACCGCTCCGACGATTGAAAAACCTTCCTTGGAGGCCATTCCCCAAAAGAGGTCGCAATCCCGGGACGTCGTGGCCATCGGCGTGTCCACCGGCGGACCGCCGGCAATTCAAAAAGTCCTGTCCAAACTTCCCGCTAACTTTCCTGCCTGCATCCTTATCGCCCAGCACATGCCCCAGGCCTTCACCGGACCTTTCGCCAAACGCCTGGACGCCGTCTGCCAGATCAAAGTCAAGGAAGCGGAAGCCGGAGACCGCGTCCAGGCGGGCATGGCCTTTGTCGCGCCTGGAGGCCAGCACCTGTCCATCGATCAAAAAGTCAGCCGGATCGACCTGCTGATCGGCCCCGAGCCCAAAGAGGCCCTCTACAAACCCTCGGCCAATGTGCTCATCGCCTCCGTGGCCCAGGGCGTGGGCAAACGCGGCGTCGGGGTGATCCTCACCGGCATGGGCAGCGACGGCCTGGAAGGCATCAAACAACTCAGGCAGAAAAACGGCTATATCCTGGCCCAGGACGACGCCAGCTGCGTGGTGTACGGCATGCCCAAGGCCATCGTGGACGCCGGATTGGCGGACGAGATCCTGGACATTGACGACATTGCCCAGGGGATCATGAACGCCTTGTATCGTTGA
- a CDS encoding HD domain-containing phosphohydrolase, producing MVAHDEPKASILIVDDEQSLLDICKEALTEAGFTVHVAHDGPSALRMLSHLPGLDLVISDLRMPGMSGLELLKKLKDGNSEADFLIMTGFGSIETAVESIRLGAADYLPKPFNISHLLLKVDRILQIRSNREDRKKLTNIVRVLNLSQAMNTKLDMKSLTNEFLSQVQKNFNPDGVVLFLQDKGGLQSKAMRGSLLRSNPQLGTWVKLLGERVFRQHLPELILLNKKGPPQLSTEGPPPDASLTSIMAAPMPTRMKSIGSIVLLRNTDKPDFTREHSQLLNVFAAHTASAFENARLYGQLWDMNLEVIRSFAQAVEAKDVYTRGHSERVAIYATHLGNRLGLPKEDLHLLYTGGILHDIGKIGIPDDILNKPSKLTSEEFSVMQRHPELGRAILNQVTSFGDILPIIFYHHERVDGSGYPMGLQQEEIPFLARILCVVDSFEAMTSDRAYRKALPMNVVRDILREGAGQQWQGDLVKIWLEEVEKPSFKNLRQVNVTSHVELQDVVDA from the coding sequence ATGGTAGCGCATGACGAGCCCAAGGCGAGCATTTTGATTGTCGACGACGAACAAAGTCTGCTCGACATCTGCAAGGAAGCACTGACCGAAGCTGGCTTTACCGTCCATGTCGCCCATGACGGGCCATCCGCCCTGCGAATGTTGAGCCACTTGCCTGGGCTGGATCTCGTCATCAGTGATCTGCGAATGCCTGGCATGAGCGGCTTGGAACTGTTGAAAAAGCTCAAAGATGGAAATTCCGAGGCCGATTTTTTAATCATGACCGGCTTCGGGAGCATCGAAACGGCCGTGGAGAGCATCCGTCTCGGAGCGGCCGACTATCTTCCCAAACCGTTCAACATCAGCCATCTCCTGCTCAAGGTCGACCGCATCCTGCAAATCCGAAGCAACCGCGAAGACCGGAAGAAACTGACCAACATCGTCCGGGTCCTGAACCTCAGCCAAGCTATGAACACCAAGCTGGACATGAAGTCGTTGACCAACGAATTCCTGTCTCAGGTCCAAAAAAATTTCAATCCGGACGGAGTTGTGCTTTTTCTTCAAGACAAAGGCGGGCTCCAGTCCAAAGCCATGCGAGGAAGCCTGTTGCGCAGCAACCCGCAACTCGGGACGTGGGTCAAGCTTCTAGGGGAACGGGTGTTTCGCCAACACCTACCGGAACTGATTCTCTTGAATAAAAAAGGGCCTCCTCAGTTAAGCACGGAAGGCCCGCCTCCGGACGCTTCCTTGACTTCCATCATGGCCGCGCCCATGCCCACGCGCATGAAAAGCATCGGCTCCATCGTGCTGCTTCGCAACACCGACAAGCCGGACTTCACCCGCGAGCACTCCCAACTGTTGAACGTTTTCGCCGCACACACCGCGTCGGCCTTTGAAAACGCCCGCCTTTACGGACAACTCTGGGACATGAACCTGGAAGTCATCCGCTCCTTTGCCCAGGCCGTGGAAGCCAAGGACGTCTATACCCGGGGCCATTCCGAACGGGTCGCCATCTACGCGACGCACCTCGGCAACCGGCTAGGACTGCCAAAGGAGGATCTGCACCTGCTGTACACCGGTGGCATCCTGCACGACATTGGAAAAATCGGCATTCCGGACGATATACTGAACAAACCCTCCAAACTGACCTCCGAAGAGTTCTCGGTAATGCAGCGCCATCCCGAACTGGGACGGGCGATTTTGAATCAAGTGACCTCGTTCGGCGACATCCTGCCGATTATCTTCTACCATCATGAACGTGTGGACGGCTCAGGTTATCCCATGGGCCTGCAGCAGGAGGAAATCCCCTTTTTAGCCCGTATCCTCTGCGTCGTGGACTCCTTCGAGGCCATGACCTCGGACCGGGCCTACCGCAAGGCCCTGCCCATGAACGTGGTGCGGGATATCCTGCGGGAGGGGGCTGGACAACAATGGCAGGGCGACTTGGTCAAGATCTGGCTGGAGGAAGTCGAAAAGCCGAGCTTCAAAAACCTGCGCCAAGTCAACGTCACCAGCCATGTGGAACTCCAGGACGTCGTCGACGCGTGA
- a CDS encoding DUF1538 domain-containing protein — MKSDFKENLKEVVLAVLPISVVVILLQVFLVHLPWDLFVRFIIGAAMVLAGLLLFLQGVKVGLLPMGEAVGSELPKHGSLIFMLFFAFILGFVVTVAEPDVRVLAHQVDIVSDGMVTSNLLIFTVAIGVAFFVALAMLRIVLRVPIAWLYGVSYLLIIVLSFITPASFVPIAFDAGGVTTGPVTVPFILALGLGTVAVMGGRSSFTDGFGLVGLASIGPVIGVMILGMIYG; from the coding sequence GTGAAATCCGACTTCAAGGAAAATCTCAAAGAGGTCGTCCTGGCCGTGTTGCCCATATCCGTGGTGGTCATTCTGCTTCAGGTGTTTCTTGTCCATCTGCCCTGGGATTTGTTCGTGCGGTTCATCATCGGGGCGGCCATGGTCCTGGCCGGTTTGTTGCTGTTTCTTCAGGGGGTGAAGGTTGGGTTGTTGCCCATGGGCGAGGCCGTGGGCAGTGAGTTGCCCAAGCATGGCTCGTTGATTTTTATGCTCTTTTTCGCCTTTATCCTCGGATTCGTCGTGACCGTGGCCGAGCCGGACGTGCGGGTGCTCGCCCATCAGGTGGATATTGTTTCCGACGGGATGGTCACCAGCAACCTGCTGATTTTCACCGTGGCCATCGGGGTGGCGTTCTTCGTGGCTCTGGCCATGCTGCGCATCGTGCTGCGCGTACCCATTGCCTGGCTGTACGGCGTCAGCTACCTGTTGATTATCGTTCTTTCCTTCATCACTCCCGCGTCCTTTGTGCCCATTGCCTTTGACGCCGGGGGCGTGACCACCGGGCCGGTGACCGTGCCGTTCATCCTGGCTCTGGGTTTGGGGACCGTGGCGGTCATGGGCGGCCGGTCCTCCTTTACCGACGGTTTCGGTTTGGTTGGGCTCGCTTCCATCGGGCCGGTGATCGGCGTGATGATTTTGGGGATGATTTACGGATGA
- a CDS encoding DUF1538 domain-containing protein has translation MNTILAFLDFSHVSLEVLQALAPLVAFFLFFQLAYLKLPRTFVMNMIKGVVLCVMGLILFLQGVQVGFMPVGTAMGEILGAMETTWPLIFIGFLLGLVATIAEPAVHILSYEVEKASAGSIREKTILATLSLGVALFVALGMAKIIYGVPIHYILVPGYLLALVLMRFCDPTFVAIAFDAGGVATGPMTVTFVLAVALGIATAMEGRDPVLDGFGLIALVAMAPILSVMVLGLIVTSVKKRS, from the coding sequence ATGAATACGATTCTGGCCTTTCTGGATTTCAGCCACGTCTCGCTGGAGGTTTTGCAGGCCCTGGCTCCTCTGGTGGCTTTTTTTCTGTTTTTCCAGCTCGCCTACCTCAAGCTGCCCCGGACGTTCGTGATGAACATGATCAAGGGAGTGGTGCTGTGCGTTATGGGATTGATTCTGTTCTTGCAAGGCGTCCAGGTGGGGTTCATGCCCGTGGGCACGGCCATGGGGGAGATTCTCGGAGCCATGGAGACGACCTGGCCGCTGATTTTTATCGGTTTTTTGCTGGGCTTGGTGGCCACCATCGCCGAGCCGGCGGTGCACATCTTGAGTTACGAGGTGGAAAAGGCCTCGGCGGGCAGCATTCGCGAGAAGACCATTCTCGCGACCCTGTCCCTCGGGGTGGCCTTGTTCGTGGCCCTGGGCATGGCCAAAATCATCTACGGCGTGCCCATCCATTACATTCTCGTGCCGGGATACCTCCTGGCCCTGGTGCTGATGCGTTTTTGCGACCCGACCTTCGTCGCCATCGCCTTTGACGCCGGAGGGGTCGCCACCGGTCCCATGACCGTGACCTTCGTGCTCGCCGTGGCTCTGGGCATCGCCACGGCGATGGAAGGCCGCGATCCCGTTCTGGACGGCTTCGGCCTGATTGCCCTGGTGGCCATGGCCCCGATTCTCTCGGTCATGGTCCTTGGACTGATCGTTACTTCCGTGAAGAAAAGGAGCTGA
- a CDS encoding P-II family nitrogen regulator, giving the protein MDLNIPFDLIVTIVNKGGSETIIKATKSAGAEGGTIIPGRGTGIREQKKLWGIPIEPEKDIVLTIVPQEKTQIVLDAILEQGSLNKPGAGIAFVVDLKKVVGICHMCQLDT; this is encoded by the coding sequence GTGGACCTGAATATTCCCTTTGATCTGATCGTCACCATCGTGAACAAGGGCGGCAGCGAGACCATCATCAAGGCCACAAAGTCCGCCGGGGCCGAGGGCGGGACGATAATTCCCGGCCGCGGCACCGGAATCCGGGAGCAAAAAAAGCTGTGGGGCATCCCCATAGAGCCGGAAAAGGACATTGTATTGACCATCGTGCCTCAGGAAAAGACCCAAATCGTCCTTGACGCCATCCTGGAGCAGGGCAGCCTGAACAAACCCGGCGCGGGCATCGCCTTCGTTGTGGACCTGAAAAAGGTCGTCGGCATCTGCCACATGTGTCAGCTGGATACCTGA
- a CDS encoding sigma-54 dependent transcriptional regulator, with translation MAQQHLLIIDDEVDMLQGLSRVLSFELEGVSVVTASNPLKALELIDTRTFELILLDIQMPEMNGMDLLTRIRETDPNVTVIMMTAYGSIETAVEAIRQGAYDFVTKPFEILDLLRVLRKGMERGQLIRENLNLRAKISEQNSFANFIGQTAPMRRLYDTIQALAHTNYTVLIRGQSGTGKELVARAIHDLSKRKSRPFLAVNCPAIPEQLLESELFGHKKGAFTGADTDYVGLFEEADGSTLLLDEIGDIPVTLQTKLLRVLQEQELRPLGGVKSKRINVRILASTNQDLEKKINERTFREDLFYRLNVVTVRTPTLRDIREDIPLLVDHFSKKFCAELEIPAKRFSPAATEELMRRNWPGNIRELQNFVRRMLIFCKDTEIETMHIHAVEHPGASPVQSLVLQYANMTMEPYIEARNRMLEQFTRSYVQNLLFTTNGNISKAAKMAGLSRVAVQKIMRRMGLHSPDFRTTVHSPQ, from the coding sequence ATGGCCCAGCAGCACCTTCTGATCATTGACGACGAAGTGGACATGCTTCAGGGATTGAGCCGCGTTCTCTCTTTTGAATTGGAAGGCGTCTCCGTGGTCACCGCATCCAATCCATTGAAAGCGCTGGAACTGATCGACACACGCACCTTCGAGCTGATTCTGCTGGATATCCAGATGCCGGAAATGAACGGAATGGATCTGCTCACCCGGATCCGGGAGACGGACCCTAACGTCACCGTGATCATGATGACCGCCTACGGCAGCATCGAGACAGCCGTGGAAGCCATCCGGCAAGGGGCCTACGACTTCGTGACCAAGCCCTTTGAAATCCTAGATCTGCTGCGGGTGCTGCGCAAAGGTATGGAACGAGGTCAACTGATCCGCGAAAACCTGAACCTACGGGCCAAAATTTCGGAACAAAACTCGTTTGCGAACTTCATCGGTCAGACCGCGCCCATGCGCCGACTCTACGACACCATCCAGGCTTTGGCCCACACCAACTATACCGTGCTTATCCGCGGCCAAAGCGGAACAGGCAAGGAGTTAGTCGCCCGGGCCATCCACGACTTGAGCAAGCGCAAATCCCGCCCCTTTCTCGCGGTGAACTGCCCGGCCATCCCGGAACAGCTTCTGGAGAGCGAACTGTTCGGGCACAAGAAAGGGGCGTTTACCGGAGCGGATACGGATTATGTCGGGCTTTTCGAGGAAGCTGACGGCTCGACCCTGCTACTGGATGAAATCGGAGACATTCCCGTCACCCTTCAAACCAAGTTGCTGCGCGTGCTCCAGGAGCAGGAGCTGCGACCTTTGGGCGGGGTCAAGAGCAAGAGGATCAACGTACGCATCCTGGCCAGTACCAACCAGGATCTGGAAAAGAAGATCAACGAGCGGACCTTCAGGGAGGATCTGTTTTATCGGCTGAACGTGGTCACGGTCCGTACGCCGACCTTGCGGGACATCCGCGAGGACATCCCCCTTCTTGTGGACCACTTCAGCAAAAAATTCTGCGCGGAACTGGAAATCCCGGCCAAACGCTTTTCCCCAGCGGCCACGGAAGAATTAATGCGCCGCAACTGGCCGGGCAACATCCGGGAACTGCAAAACTTCGTCCGCCGGATGCTGATTTTTTGCAAGGATACCGAAATCGAAACCATGCACATCCATGCCGTGGAGCACCCCGGCGCAAGTCCCGTACAGTCCCTGGTCCTCCAGTACGCCAACATGACCATGGAACCCTACATTGAGGCCCGCAACCGGATGCTGGAACAGTTCACCCGCTCCTACGTCCAGAACCTTCTCTTCACCACCAACGGCAATATCTCTAAGGCCGCCAAAATGGCTGGCCTGAGCCGGGTGGCCGTCCAGAAGATCATGCGCCGCATGGGGCTGCACTCTCCGGACTTCCGGACCACCGTCCACTCTCCGCAGTAG